One window of the Acidimicrobiia bacterium genome contains the following:
- a CDS encoding NUDIX hydrolase, giving the protein MTDHEIPPDESVWAAGCVVARDAKKKPKYLVIHRPRYRDWSLPKGKLDAGETFLQAAVREVEEETGIAVTKPRPIGTVGYMTKVGNAKVVRWWLATPDHGSFTPNGEVDEIKWLSFEKAMEQLSYRNDKAVLDRANDMQLERSAGMIHLVRHGWAGIRDDADPNDAERPLDDRGRKQRDEIGATLMAHPITRIGSSNFPRCVQTVAPLAARLGIPIEREAALIEGSNPRKAVDLIHELQEEAAVLCSHGDVIAALIGHLFAKGVPLDGPMAWDKGSIWQLRTVKGQVVSGRYLAPTV; this is encoded by the coding sequence GTGACCGACCACGAGATCCCACCCGACGAGTCCGTCTGGGCAGCCGGATGCGTCGTCGCCCGCGACGCCAAGAAGAAGCCGAAGTACCTCGTCATTCATCGACCCCGCTATCGCGACTGGTCGCTGCCGAAGGGAAAACTCGACGCTGGCGAGACCTTCTTGCAGGCCGCCGTCCGCGAGGTCGAGGAGGAGACAGGAATCGCCGTGACGAAACCCCGCCCGATCGGAACGGTCGGCTACATGACGAAGGTCGGGAACGCGAAGGTGGTCAGGTGGTGGCTTGCAACGCCCGACCACGGATCCTTCACACCGAACGGCGAGGTCGACGAGATCAAGTGGCTCTCATTCGAAAAAGCCATGGAGCAGCTCTCGTACCGCAACGACAAGGCGGTCCTCGACCGAGCCAACGACATGCAGCTTGAGCGGTCCGCGGGGATGATCCATCTTGTGCGTCACGGGTGGGCGGGGATACGCGACGATGCCGATCCGAACGACGCCGAGCGACCGCTCGACGATCGTGGACGCAAACAGCGCGACGAGATCGGAGCGACCCTGATGGCACATCCGATCACGCGCATCGGGTCCTCGAACTTCCCGCGGTGCGTCCAGACCGTTGCTCCGCTCGCGGCGCGTCTCGGCATTCCGATCGAGCGCGAAGCCGCCCTGATCGAGGGAAGCAATCCGCGCAAGGCCGTTGACCTGATCCACGAGCTCCAGGAGGAGGCAGCGGTCCTGTGCAGCCACGGGGATGTGATCGCCGCCCTGATCGGACATCTCTTCGCCAAGGGTGTTCCCCTCGACGGCCCCATGGCATGGGACAAGGGGAGCATCTGGCAGCTCCGGACGGTGAAGGGACAGGTCGTTTCGGGCCGGTACCTCGCCCCGACCGTCTGA
- a CDS encoding aldehyde dehydrogenase family protein: MAKMTDAEIQAIITRVKQRVAHGAIEGRRGAAILAADAVASAADELGDGVFATIDEAVGAARRAFLAYRSSGLDARRGIIESIRSSMRANNQRLAYMARQETGLGRADDKVLKNQLVIERTPGPEDLEPTVVTGDRGMMVTEYAPYGVIGAITPTTNPTSTIINNTIAILSAGNAVTFNVHPSAKQVSVENVKLLNRAIIAAGGPGNLVTCVAVPTLASAQALMAHPDVKVLLVTGGPGVVREALRTPKKAITAGPGNPPAVVDQTADVQRAAKAIVDGASFDNNVICVDEKTTIVVDTVADRLVQHMSAVGAYRLKEHELKRLERVIFSELGQPNKPGVIDSRFIGKDAAVILKEIGVAVPPEVRLVVAEVPAEHSLVWTEQMMPVMPVVRVKDVDTAIDLAVRAEHGFRHTASIHSTNVDTITRMARAMNCSVFVANGPNVAGLGAEGEGFTSFSIASPTGEGLTRPRTFSRERRVSVIGALRIV, encoded by the coding sequence ATGGCGAAGATGACCGATGCCGAGATCCAGGCGATCATCACACGGGTGAAACAACGCGTGGCCCACGGAGCCATCGAGGGCCGACGCGGTGCAGCCATCCTCGCTGCGGACGCGGTTGCCTCGGCCGCCGATGAACTCGGTGATGGCGTCTTCGCGACGATCGACGAGGCGGTTGGGGCGGCGAGGAGGGCGTTCCTTGCCTACCGGTCGTCCGGGCTCGATGCGCGCCGCGGGATCATCGAAAGCATCAGGTCCTCGATGCGGGCCAACAATCAACGGCTCGCCTACATGGCCCGCCAGGAGACCGGCTTGGGGCGTGCAGACGACAAGGTGTTGAAGAACCAGCTTGTCATCGAACGAACGCCGGGACCCGAGGATCTCGAGCCAACGGTGGTGACGGGCGACCGCGGCATGATGGTCACCGAATACGCGCCGTACGGTGTGATCGGAGCCATCACACCGACCACGAATCCGACCTCCACCATCATCAACAACACGATCGCCATCCTCTCGGCCGGCAACGCCGTGACCTTCAATGTCCATCCGAGCGCAAAACAGGTATCGGTCGAGAATGTCAAGCTGCTCAACCGCGCCATCATCGCCGCCGGGGGGCCCGGCAACCTTGTGACCTGTGTGGCGGTGCCGACCCTCGCGTCCGCCCAAGCGCTCATGGCGCATCCCGATGTGAAGGTGCTGCTCGTGACCGGCGGTCCCGGTGTCGTGAGAGAGGCACTTCGCACCCCGAAGAAGGCGATCACGGCCGGACCGGGGAACCCACCGGCCGTCGTCGACCAGACCGCTGACGTCCAGAGAGCGGCAAAGGCCATCGTGGATGGCGCGTCGTTCGACAACAATGTGATCTGCGTCGACGAGAAGACCACGATCGTTGTCGATACGGTCGCAGACCGGCTCGTGCAACACATGAGCGCGGTTGGCGCCTACCGACTCAAGGAGCACGAGCTGAAACGCCTCGAGCGTGTGATCTTCTCCGAGCTCGGGCAGCCCAACAAACCGGGAGTCATCGACAGCAGGTTCATCGGGAAGGATGCGGCCGTGATCCTCAAGGAGATCGGCGTCGCGGTGCCACCCGAGGTACGCCTCGTCGTTGCCGAGGTTCCCGCAGAACACAGCCTGGTCTGGACCGAACAGATGATGCCGGTGATGCCGGTCGTTCGGGTCAAGGATGTGGACACGGCAATCGACCTCGCCGTCCGAGCCGAACACGGGTTCCGCCATACCGCGTCGATTCACTCCACGAATGTGGACACGATCACCCGGATGGCTCGAGCGATGAACTGCTCGGTATTCGTCGCGAACGGACCGAATGTGGCCGGACTCGGTGCCGAAGGAGAAGGTTTCACGAGTTTCTCGATCGCGAGCCCGACCGGGGAAGGGCTCACGAGACCGAGAACCTTTTCGCGCGAGCGACGGGTCTCGGTGATCGGAGCCCTGCGCATTGTCTGA
- a CDS encoding EutN/CcmL family microcompartment protein, producing the protein MNLGRVTGTLVASRKDPLLEGLPMLVVRQLDETGDPKGSYVVAVDSVGAGVGEVVLYATGSSARQTTITKDKPCDAVIMAIVDQWDVDGETVYTKP; encoded by the coding sequence GTGAATCTTGGAAGGGTCACCGGCACGCTCGTAGCGTCGCGCAAGGACCCCCTCCTCGAAGGGCTTCCGATGCTCGTCGTGCGCCAGCTTGACGAGACCGGCGACCCGAAGGGTTCCTATGTCGTTGCCGTCGACAGCGTCGGGGCAGGTGTGGGCGAAGTCGTCTTGTATGCGACCGGAAGCTCAGCGCGCCAGACAACCATCACGAAGGACAAGCCGTGTGACGCGGTCATCATGGCGATCGTGGATCAGTGGGATGTCGACGGCGAAACCGTGTACACGAAGCCGTGA
- the pgl gene encoding 6-phosphogluconolactonase, with protein sequence MKHDIYPTPEAVANAAADLISRAITSEPNLSLGLAGGSTPRRVHSSLASRELAWDGVTAWITDERWVGPDRPESNQRMARETLVVPTGVPFVAPDTTGTDPEAAAEAYASILDTSDIGSDRPSVVMLGIGTDGHTASLFPETAALGETERSYVANWVGALGAWRLTTTFGLLARIDTVLFVVTGASKAPVIRQLADGAELPAAAVRARREVIWLLDAAAASEL encoded by the coding sequence ATGAAGCACGACATCTACCCGACCCCCGAGGCGGTCGCCAACGCGGCAGCCGATCTGATCAGCCGTGCGATCACAAGCGAGCCGAACCTGAGTCTCGGGCTCGCCGGTGGGTCGACACCGCGCCGTGTGCATTCGTCTCTCGCCAGCAGGGAACTCGCGTGGGATGGGGTCACGGCTTGGATAACGGATGAGCGGTGGGTTGGCCCCGATCGCCCCGAAAGCAACCAGCGCATGGCCCGCGAGACGCTCGTTGTGCCGACCGGTGTTCCCTTCGTCGCTCCCGATACCACCGGGACGGATCCGGAAGCAGCCGCAGAGGCGTATGCCTCGATCCTCGACACCAGCGATATCGGATCGGATCGTCCTTCCGTTGTGATGCTCGGCATCGGGACGGACGGCCACACCGCCTCCCTGTTCCCCGAAACCGCGGCGCTCGGCGAAACGGAGAGGAGCTATGTCGCGAACTGGGTGGGCGCACTCGGTGCGTGGCGCCTCACCACCACCTTCGGATTGCTCGCCCGCATCGACACCGTCTTGTTCGTCGTGACCGGCGCGTCGAAGGCGCCAGTGATCAGACAGCTCGCCGATGGCGCCGAACTCCCTGCCGCGGCGGTGCGTGCCCGCCGTGAAGTCATCTGGCTCCTCGATGCGGCTGCGGCGAGCGAGCTGTGA
- the rpiB gene encoding ribose 5-phosphate isomerase B, producing MTARDPNIEAEVRAIVRRVVDGLPEPGVNANPGFAFNEKGNDSPQNDGPQSGSVEDIRSIAIGADHGGFALKERLAFRLREQGYTVDDCGTDSTDAVDYPDIAVEVSERVASGSSQVGIMIDGAGIGSSMAANKVAGVRAALCHDLSTARNAREHNHANMLTLGAGLIGDSLAWQITLEFLATPFGEGRHARRVAKIDDLDRVRAATR from the coding sequence GTGACCGCACGAGACCCCAATATCGAAGCAGAGGTCCGTGCGATCGTGCGCCGCGTCGTCGACGGTCTCCCCGAACCGGGTGTCAACGCGAACCCTGGGTTCGCGTTCAACGAAAAGGGCAACGACAGCCCACAGAACGACGGTCCGCAGTCCGGATCGGTGGAAGACATCCGATCGATCGCGATCGGTGCCGACCATGGTGGCTTCGCGTTGAAGGAACGGCTTGCGTTCCGGCTCCGCGAGCAGGGCTACACCGTGGATGACTGCGGGACCGACTCCACCGATGCGGTCGACTATCCCGATATTGCGGTGGAGGTGTCGGAGCGAGTCGCCTCCGGCTCGAGTCAGGTGGGCATCATGATCGATGGCGCGGGAATCGGTTCGTCGATGGCAGCGAACAAGGTAGCCGGTGTCAGAGCAGCCCTGTGCCACGACCTTTCGACGGCGCGCAACGCACGGGAGCACAACCACGCCAACATGTTGACCCTTGGCGCCGGTCTCATCGGCGACTCCCTTGCGTGGCAGATCACCCTGGAGTTCCTCGCAACGCCGTTCGGCGAGGGAAGGCACGCAAGGCGTGTCGCGAAGATCGATGACCTCGATCGTGTCAGAGCGGCCACGCGATGA
- a CDS encoding ABC transporter ATP-binding protein: MPDTSFTTNGIGHAYGRIAALHSLDLSIPRGRTGLVGANGAGKSTLIRILLGILDPTVGTATVLGMDTRNDLISIRSVIGYMPEGPCLPLDQTAADFLVFAAGTAGLPGDAARQRASDVLTLVGLDEERFRYLGDFSTGMKQRAKLAQAIVHDPELVFLDEPTAGLDPSGRDEMLELIARLGTFGIDVVVSSHVLGDIERTCDWVVMLDEGTLLHTGPIGGDTDDETVRVEFVDDPATLADDLRQRGASVTVDGRRLVVRFQGGDVHRLIRDTAASHDAALRRLDGAGSSLEDLFIRHGERP; this comes from the coding sequence ATGCCTGACACCTCGTTCACCACCAATGGAATCGGGCACGCCTACGGCAGGATCGCTGCGCTCCACAGCCTCGATCTATCGATCCCGCGGGGCCGGACCGGCCTCGTCGGGGCGAACGGCGCAGGCAAGTCGACGCTGATCAGAATCCTCCTCGGCATCCTCGATCCGACCGTCGGAACCGCAACTGTTCTCGGTATGGACACCCGTAACGACTTGATCAGCATTCGCTCTGTCATCGGGTACATGCCGGAAGGTCCGTGCCTCCCGCTCGATCAGACCGCGGCGGACTTCCTCGTGTTTGCAGCCGGTACGGCGGGCCTCCCCGGTGACGCGGCCCGACAGCGGGCATCGGATGTCCTCACCCTGGTCGGCCTCGACGAGGAGCGCTTCCGGTACCTCGGGGACTTCTCGACCGGGATGAAGCAGCGAGCGAAGCTTGCCCAGGCGATCGTCCACGATCCGGAGCTGGTGTTCCTCGACGAGCCGACCGCTGGTCTCGACCCTTCCGGCCGCGACGAGATGCTTGAGCTGATTGCACGGCTCGGAACCTTCGGGATCGATGTCGTGGTGTCGTCCCATGTTCTCGGTGACATCGAGCGAACCTGCGATTGGGTGGTGATGCTCGACGAGGGAACCCTGCTCCACACCGGGCCGATCGGTGGTGACACCGACGACGAGACGGTCCGTGTCGAGTTCGTCGACGATCCCGCCACCCTCGCTGACGACCTTCGCCAGCGAGGGGCTTCGGTCACCGTGGATGGGAGACGGCTCGTCGTTCGGTTCCAAGGCGGTGATGTCCATCGACTCATCAGGGACACCGCAGCGAGTCACGATGCCGCCCTGCGGCGCCTCGATGGCGCAGGTTCATCCCTCGAAGACCTGTTCATCCGGCATGGAGAACGACCATGA
- a CDS encoding BMC domain-containing protein has translation MSEPHRAAPAMGIWEFSSIAAGITVGDAIAKHAPVSAITTGTVHPGHYLVLVAGDLASVTVAADVVSDIASESLTDGLVLPDIDPSVADALLIKAGPVQTSGEAVGVVETATVPAAIEGADAAVKDSPVALAIIRLADGLGGKAYFVIDGTVGDVESSVAAAVDRCGERLVGATVIPQLTDGIRTDLGLSSEFGATVVDGGSS, from the coding sequence TTGTCTGAGCCACACCGCGCTGCGCCCGCCATGGGGATCTGGGAGTTCTCCTCCATCGCGGCGGGCATCACGGTCGGCGACGCGATCGCCAAACACGCTCCCGTATCGGCGATCACTACGGGAACGGTCCACCCGGGGCACTACCTCGTTCTCGTCGCAGGCGACCTTGCGTCGGTCACGGTCGCTGCAGATGTCGTCTCCGACATCGCATCCGAATCACTCACCGACGGCCTTGTGCTTCCCGATATCGATCCGAGCGTTGCGGATGCACTCCTCATTAAGGCTGGGCCGGTGCAGACCTCGGGTGAGGCTGTCGGTGTCGTCGAGACCGCAACGGTGCCAGCAGCGATCGAGGGGGCCGATGCCGCGGTCAAGGACTCACCGGTCGCCCTCGCGATCATTCGCCTTGCCGACGGCCTCGGGGGCAAGGCCTACTTCGTCATCGACGGCACGGTCGGCGATGTCGAGTCGAGCGTCGCCGCAGCTGTCGACCGTTGCGGCGAGAGACTCGTCGGAGCAACGGTGATCCCTCAGCTGACGGACGGTATCAGAACTGATCTCGGGCTGTCGTCGGAGTTCGGGGCCACCGTCGTTGACGGTGGATCGTCGTGA
- a CDS encoding ABC transporter ATP-binding protein, with protein MTLDPAFVSEPTIEVANTSKWFGQKVAVSNLSCSFGPGVTGLLGPNGAGKTTLLRMISGLTDVSNGTVRVLGMDPRRSHGVYRSVALVPDEDAVYEDMTGKQFVRYAARLAGFNDTDRVDRAIATVGMEEPSRRVVGGYSKGMRQRIKVAAALVTDPTILIMDEPLNGTDPIQRAHLISVFQELGAQGRTVIVSSHVLEEVERVSTRVVAIVDGRLAAAGSVEAIRAAMRNIPYIVQIGTDHPHELGSRLFATGTVFSVEAGQGHLTVETGDVVGLGRMTPRLAVACDASIESFLPQDESLESVFRYLVDRR; from the coding sequence GTGACTCTCGATCCTGCGTTCGTTTCTGAACCGACGATCGAGGTCGCGAACACCTCGAAGTGGTTCGGGCAGAAGGTCGCCGTTTCAAACCTCTCCTGTTCGTTCGGCCCGGGGGTCACCGGCCTGCTCGGACCCAACGGCGCTGGCAAGACCACGCTGTTGCGCATGATCTCCGGCCTCACGGATGTCTCGAACGGCACCGTCAGGGTGCTCGGAATGGATCCGCGGCGATCCCACGGGGTGTATCGCAGCGTTGCGCTGGTACCGGACGAGGACGCCGTGTACGAGGACATGACCGGCAAACAGTTCGTCCGCTACGCGGCTCGGCTTGCCGGTTTCAACGACACGGACCGCGTGGATCGTGCCATCGCAACGGTCGGTATGGAGGAACCATCGCGCCGGGTGGTCGGTGGCTACTCGAAGGGCATGCGCCAACGCATCAAGGTCGCTGCCGCCCTTGTCACCGATCCGACGATCCTGATCATGGATGAGCCGCTCAACGGAACCGATCCCATCCAGCGTGCCCACCTCATCTCGGTGTTCCAGGAGCTCGGCGCGCAGGGCCGAACCGTGATCGTGTCCAGTCATGTCCTCGAAGAGGTCGAACGGGTATCGACACGCGTCGTCGCCATTGTCGACGGTCGACTCGCCGCAGCCGGATCAGTCGAGGCGATTCGCGCCGCGATGCGCAACATCCCGTACATCGTCCAGATCGGCACCGACCACCCCCACGAGCTCGGTTCGAGGCTGTTCGCGACGGGGACCGTGTTCAGCGTCGAAGCCGGACAGGGGCACCTGACCGTCGAGACCGGAGATGTCGTCGGCCTCGGCCGCATGACGCCGCGTCTCGCTGTCGCGTGCGACGCTTCGATCGAGTCCTTCCTGCCGCAGGACGAATCGCTCGAATCGGTGTTCCGCTACCTGGTGGATCGCCGATGA
- a CDS encoding EutN/CcmL family microcompartment protein: MKLGLVRGSVVATIKDPGMVGMKLLVVQPLDKHQQPVGSCVVAADAAYQAGTGDLVYFVASREAAEALEPRFVPVDHAIVGLVDGVEVP, encoded by the coding sequence GTGAAACTCGGCCTCGTCCGCGGGTCGGTTGTTGCGACGATCAAGGACCCCGGCATGGTCGGTATGAAGCTGCTCGTCGTCCAGCCCCTCGACAAGCACCAACAGCCGGTCGGTTCGTGCGTCGTGGCCGCGGACGCGGCGTATCAGGCAGGTACGGGCGACCTCGTGTACTTCGTTGCCTCACGCGAAGCCGCAGAAGCCCTCGAACCTCGGTTCGTACCGGTCGATCATGCGATCGTGGGCCTTGTCGACGGCGTGGAGGTACCGTGA
- a CDS encoding EutN/CcmL family microcompartment protein, producing the protein MKVGVVSGTVTSTINHPFFDGERLLLCEVVDRSDPTGDYLICTDRVDAGFGDTVLILDEGTSARQVHGVATGPIRSVVVGIVDDIHEEESSS; encoded by the coding sequence GTGAAGGTCGGTGTCGTGTCAGGAACGGTCACTTCGACCATCAACCATCCGTTCTTCGACGGCGAACGACTCTTGTTGTGCGAGGTCGTGGATCGATCAGATCCGACCGGCGACTACCTGATCTGCACCGACCGAGTCGATGCGGGATTCGGAGATACCGTGCTCATCCTCGACGAAGGAACCTCGGCCCGGCAGGTCCACGGTGTTGCCACCGGCCCCATCAGGTCCGTGGTCGTCGGGATCGTCGATGACATCCACGAAGAGGAGTCTTCTTCCTAG
- the deoC gene encoding deoxyribose-phosphate aldolase → MDLARYIDHTLLRPDATADEIDRLCDEATEYGFASVCINPTWVKRAAERLRGSDVKVCTVIGFPLGATPPEIKAMEARRALRDGAREVDMVINVGALKSGDEDLVFTDISKVVDAAHEGGAIAKIILETGLLTDEEKVIAAALSSRARADFVKTSTGFSGGGATVYDVALMRETVGPSMGIKASGGVRTLEDAEDMIAAGATRIGASAGVQIVSGDGGEGDDDRY, encoded by the coding sequence ATCGATCTCGCGCGATACATCGACCACACGCTGCTGCGCCCGGATGCGACCGCCGATGAGATCGACCGCCTTTGCGACGAGGCAACGGAATACGGCTTCGCTTCGGTGTGCATCAACCCGACATGGGTCAAGCGCGCCGCTGAACGGCTCCGGGGCTCCGATGTGAAGGTCTGTACGGTCATCGGCTTCCCCCTCGGCGCGACACCGCCAGAGATCAAGGCAATGGAGGCGCGCCGTGCATTGCGCGACGGCGCGCGTGAAGTTGACATGGTCATCAATGTTGGCGCACTCAAGTCCGGCGACGAGGATCTCGTCTTCACCGACATCTCCAAGGTGGTCGATGCCGCTCACGAGGGAGGTGCGATCGCCAAGATCATCCTTGAGACCGGTCTTCTGACCGACGAGGAGAAGGTGATTGCTGCGGCGCTCTCGAGCAGGGCAAGGGCGGATTTCGTCAAGACCTCGACGGGATTCAGCGGGGGAGGGGCGACCGTCTACGATGTCGCGTTGATGCGTGAGACCGTCGGACCGTCCATGGGGATCAAGGCCAGCGGGGGTGTGCGAACGCTCGAGGATGCCGAGGACATGATTGCGGCAGGAGCAACGAGAATCGGCGCTTCCGCAGGTGTGCAGATCGTCAGTGGCGACGGAGGAGAAGGTGATGACGACCGGTATTGA
- a CDS encoding BMC domain-containing protein — protein MSDALGMIECRSFAAMVEAADAMVKAAKVELVSYEETGGGYVTAVIRGDVAAVKAAVDAGVRGGEKVGEVIATHVIARPHVNIDLVLPLGRTGQASDTVG, from the coding sequence ATGTCCGATGCATTGGGAATGATCGAATGTCGCAGCTTTGCGGCGATGGTTGAAGCTGCCGACGCGATGGTCAAGGCTGCCAAAGTCGAACTCGTGAGCTATGAGGAAACCGGCGGCGGCTATGTGACCGCGGTGATCCGCGGTGATGTCGCGGCCGTGAAGGCTGCGGTCGATGCAGGTGTGCGGGGTGGCGAGAAGGTCGGCGAGGTCATCGCCACCCATGTGATCGCGCGTCCCCATGTCAACATCGACCTGGTGCTGCCGCTCGGCCGCACCGGCCAAGCAAGCGACACCGTCGGCTGA
- a CDS encoding alpha/beta family hydrolase — translation MTGKLAVPRSQRPIGVVLAHGAGAGQTHPWMTAMRTQLAVLGYATLTFNYRYAEAGRRAPDRLPVLTEVHVAAAERMAGYSDRVVLAGKSMGGRVGGHVAADQLVDAAGVAYFGYPLVAVGRWDPRDTSHLTTIAVPQLFVSGTRDRMGPLDLLKPVVGSVPNGTLVSIEGGDHSFVPLKSSGRSLDDTLVEAAAAFDRWCRGRIG, via the coding sequence GTGACGGGCAAACTCGCGGTGCCGCGGTCCCAACGCCCGATCGGTGTGGTGCTCGCCCACGGGGCCGGAGCGGGCCAGACCCACCCCTGGATGACCGCGATGCGAACGCAGCTCGCAGTGCTGGGCTACGCGACCCTCACCTTCAACTATCGATACGCCGAGGCGGGTCGGAGGGCTCCGGACCGGCTCCCGGTCCTGACCGAAGTGCATGTGGCCGCCGCCGAGCGTATGGCCGGATACTCGGATCGTGTCGTTCTTGCAGGCAAGTCGATGGGGGGTCGTGTCGGGGGTCATGTGGCTGCCGACCAGCTCGTCGATGCAGCGGGTGTGGCGTACTTCGGCTACCCGCTGGTTGCTGTGGGGCGATGGGATCCACGCGACACGAGCCATCTCACCACCATCGCGGTCCCTCAGCTGTTCGTGTCGGGCACCCGCGACCGCATGGGGCCGCTCGACCTCCTGAAGCCGGTTGTCGGGTCGGTGCCGAACGGCACGCTTGTTTCCATTGAAGGCGGAGACCACTCGTTCGTTCCGTTGAAGTCGTCCGGGCGGTCCCTCGACGACACGCTCGTGGAGGCCGCCGCCGCGTTCGATCGTTGGTGTCGCGGCCGCATCGGCTAG
- a CDS encoding ABC transporter permease, with protein MIPILALFGATYRSALPLRRTVLFGVLSLFPAVLFMLVTEDRTGEAAFEALLETSTGSFFALLLPIISIVIASGALGSERRDQTLSFIVLRPIPRPAVGATKIAAAACAAMTINTIGVVGAWAIFAVRHRVDTTLLVGLLVGMAIATIAYVAVVVPIGFMTDRAVIIGLAYLLVFENGIVIALSGLSPLSPWRVGLAAVGGIAKETQPVIGDAVGTLTMSAGGSIVTLGIYLAIGVTVTAMLLRRRDLA; from the coding sequence ATGATCCCGATCCTCGCGCTGTTCGGTGCGACCTACCGGTCGGCGCTGCCCTTGCGACGCACCGTCCTGTTCGGAGTCCTGAGCCTGTTCCCTGCGGTGCTGTTCATGTTGGTGACCGAGGACCGCACCGGGGAAGCGGCCTTCGAAGCGCTGCTCGAGACATCAACAGGAAGCTTCTTCGCGCTCCTCCTTCCGATCATTTCGATCGTGATCGCCTCGGGTGCCCTCGGCAGCGAGCGACGCGACCAGACCCTGAGCTTCATCGTTTTGCGGCCGATCCCCCGCCCGGCCGTCGGAGCCACCAAGATCGCAGCCGCCGCATGCGCCGCAATGACGATCAACACGATCGGGGTCGTCGGGGCCTGGGCGATCTTCGCGGTCCGGCATCGGGTGGACACCACCCTGCTGGTCGGTCTTCTCGTGGGTATGGCGATTGCCACGATCGCTTATGTCGCGGTTGTTGTTCCCATCGGTTTCATGACCGACCGGGCCGTCATCATCGGCCTCGCCTACCTCTTGGTCTTCGAAAACGGGATCGTGATCGCCTTGTCCGGACTCTCCCCGCTGTCTCCCTGGCGAGTCGGCCTCGCGGCGGTCGGCGGCATCGCGAAAGAGACACAACCCGTCATCGGTGACGCCGTCGGGACCCTCACCATGAGCGCAGGCGGGTCGATTGTCACCTTGGGGATCTATCTCGCCATCGGGGTCACGGTCACGGCCATGTTGCTGCGCAGACGAGATCTCGCCTAG